Proteins co-encoded in one Haloarcula pelagica genomic window:
- a CDS encoding glycosyltransferase family 4 protein gives MSVGSRRHSARAGDASDPVRVAVVSQQYPPEMGGNASRVGDTARQLAQEGVAVSVVAPPLSYPPETYPRSWRRHDRTSDGEIDVHRLWAWQPSRIDPNPLERLAYYFLFALHATLWLLYHRRRFDAVVCTTPPVFTGIPGLVFGELTRKPLVVDVGDLWIDAAAGLGFIRESSLSTRLSRRYEHLLLLRADRILTTTDEMSSLLERAHGPAIAQRFLVAPNAVDVTRFDPNRGSGDDGRTIVYTGIFGHAQDLEACVRAMALLDHDATLKLVGDGDTRPRLERLVAELGVEDRVEIHGPVERDAVPELLASAAIGVAPLKDTPGLRYAVPLKTYEYMASGLPVVGTDMGAFGDLIEASEGGLAVENSPEALAAAFDELLADPDRRERLGRQAREHVEQHYDRRVLGERLAEMLRDLVETTGGRR, from the coding sequence ATGTCAGTCGGTTCCCGAAGACACAGCGCACGCGCCGGGGACGCCAGCGACCCCGTCCGGGTCGCAGTCGTCAGCCAACAGTACCCGCCGGAGATGGGTGGCAACGCCTCCCGCGTCGGCGACACCGCACGTCAACTCGCACAGGAGGGGGTGGCGGTGAGCGTGGTCGCACCGCCGCTGTCGTACCCGCCGGAGACGTACCCACGGAGCTGGCGGCGACACGACCGGACGAGCGACGGCGAGATCGATGTCCACCGGCTGTGGGCCTGGCAACCGAGCCGGATCGACCCGAACCCGCTCGAACGGCTCGCGTACTACTTCCTGTTCGCGCTGCACGCGACGCTGTGGCTGTTGTATCACCGCCGGCGGTTCGACGCCGTCGTCTGTACTACGCCGCCGGTCTTTACCGGGATTCCCGGGCTCGTGTTCGGGGAACTCACCCGCAAACCGCTGGTCGTCGACGTGGGCGACCTCTGGATCGACGCCGCGGCGGGGCTGGGGTTCATCCGCGAGTCGAGCCTCTCGACGCGGCTCAGCCGGCGCTACGAACACCTGTTGTTGCTCCGGGCCGACCGCATCCTCACGACGACCGACGAGATGAGTAGCCTGCTGGAACGCGCCCACGGCCCCGCCATCGCACAGCGGTTCCTCGTCGCGCCCAACGCCGTCGATGTCACTCGGTTCGATCCGAACCGAGGGAGCGGCGACGACGGCCGGACGATCGTCTACACGGGTATCTTCGGCCACGCCCAGGACCTGGAGGCGTGCGTCCGGGCGATGGCGCTGCTCGACCACGACGCGACGCTGAAACTGGTCGGCGACGGGGACACCAGGCCGCGGCTGGAACGGCTCGTCGCCGAACTCGGCGTCGAGGACCGCGTCGAGATCCACGGCCCGGTCGAGCGCGACGCGGTGCCGGAACTCCTGGCGTCGGCCGCGATCGGCGTCGCGCCGCTGAAGGACACGCCGGGCCTGCGCTACGCCGTCCCGCTGAAGACCTACGAGTACATGGCCAGTGGCCTCCCCGTCGTCGGGACCGACATGGGGGCGTTCGGCGATCTCATCGAAGCCTCGGAAGGGGGCCTGGCGGTCGAGAACTCCCCGGAGGCGCTGGCGGCGGCGTTCGACGAACTGCTCGCCGATCCCGACCGCCGCGAGCGACTGGGCCGGCAGGCCCGGGAACACGTCGAGCAACACTACGACCGACGGGTCCTCGGCGAGCGACTCGCCGAGATGCTGCGGGACCTCGTCGAGACCACGGGGGGACGCCGATGA
- a CDS encoding glycosyltransferase family 4 protein: MTDLSSVPTYEAANDVHYRAMVSSAHHQSHVFQVRTPFNHRSLDAINRTAAEIDVVSPTPFAPPVGPYSEYGDIPQTERWGTYRVHYPRFLYAMPKNRFYHYSGRSMQKRIPRYVERTFETPHDVVHTCDIYLDGYGMLPYCRRHDIPLVVTSHASELKNYENFTDEAKAHVRETINYASKVLTVSDELNDIARTLTSPSKIKTVPIGEDPRKFPTDRREQIRYELGIDDDTTLLLFVGAYYEQKGLSDLIEAMKRLDRDDIYLVTVGHEGDMRWWLLDQLGELTHPAHSFWRLDPVALRRWQVAADLLVHPSWTEARPTVIYEAMAAKTPSLATTVGGIPEMVEDGVAGELVPPKDPVTLARAIDRLADDPERLSEMGEAALQRLLDEQWTWQHHARQVTDIHKEVLR; this comes from the coding sequence ATGACCGACCTCTCGTCGGTACCGACCTACGAGGCAGCGAACGACGTGCACTACCGGGCGATGGTGTCCTCGGCGCACCACCAGAGCCACGTCTTCCAGGTGCGGACGCCGTTCAACCACCGCTCGCTGGACGCGATCAACCGGACGGCCGCCGAGATCGACGTGGTGTCGCCGACCCCCTTCGCCCCGCCGGTCGGCCCCTACTCCGAGTACGGCGACATCCCACAGACCGAGCGGTGGGGGACCTACCGCGTCCACTACCCCCGGTTCCTGTACGCGATGCCGAAAAACCGGTTCTACCACTACTCCGGGCGGTCGATGCAGAAACGGATCCCCCGGTACGTCGAGCGGACCTTCGAGACGCCACACGACGTGGTCCACACCTGCGACATCTACCTCGACGGCTACGGGATGTTGCCCTACTGCCGGCGCCACGACATCCCGCTCGTGGTGACGAGCCACGCCTCCGAACTGAAGAACTACGAGAACTTCACCGACGAGGCCAAGGCCCACGTCCGCGAGACCATCAACTACGCGTCGAAGGTGTTGACCGTCAGCGACGAGTTGAACGACATCGCGCGCACCCTCACCTCGCCCTCGAAGATCAAGACGGTGCCCATCGGCGAGGACCCGCGGAAGTTCCCGACCGACCGCCGCGAGCAGATCCGCTACGAACTCGGCATCGACGACGACACCACGCTGTTGCTGTTCGTCGGCGCCTACTACGAGCAGAAGGGACTCAGCGACCTGATCGAGGCGATGAAACGACTCGACAGGGACGACATCTACCTGGTCACCGTCGGCCACGAGGGCGACATGCGGTGGTGGCTGCTGGACCAGCTTGGCGAGCTCACCCACCCGGCTCACTCGTTCTGGCGGCTCGACCCGGTCGCGCTGCGGCGCTGGCAGGTCGCGGCCGACCTGCTCGTCCACCCGAGCTGGACGGAGGCGCGCCCGACGGTCATCTACGAGGCGATGGCCGCGAAGACACCGTCGCTCGCGACGACCGTCGGCGGTATCCCGGAAATGGTCGAGGACGGCGTGGCCGGCGAACTCGTCCCGCCGAAAGACCCGGTGACGCTCGCCCGCGCCATCGACCGCCTGGCCGACGATCCCGAGCGCCTGAGCGAGATGGGCGAGGCCGCACTCCAGCGGTTGCTCGACGAACAGTGGACCTGGCAACACCACGCCAGGCAGGTCACCGACATCCACAAAGAGGTGCTGCGATGA
- a CDS encoding glycosyltransferase family 2 protein: protein MTGADRPRVSVVVPTYNRADTVGRAVESALAQTVTDIEVVVVDDGSTDDTAAVVTGIDDERVRYLAHERNRGRSAARNTGIEAARGEYVAFLDSDDRWLPGKLDRQLAELSRRPPEWIGVYCEFLTPKPSALGRLVDWLSREVFATPRALEGGRELAREILTVNVLMGPGSTLLVEREALRATDGFDEELVDHEDWDLVLQLLDHGKIAHVDEALVVVPSSGGDPSPEELVRNKRRFLARHADRIREFEAEGTRIRRVHELHIVAVFFQNGRFRDGLAYLQLDALAAPKNWVRLAWWTVTGARHRLKRAGAAGGG, encoded by the coding sequence ATGACCGGGGCGGATCGCCCTCGGGTCAGCGTCGTCGTCCCGACGTACAACCGCGCCGACACGGTCGGGCGCGCGGTCGAGAGCGCGCTCGCACAGACGGTCACCGACATCGAGGTGGTCGTCGTCGACGACGGGAGCACGGACGACACCGCGGCGGTCGTGACCGGCATCGACGACGAGCGGGTCCGCTATCTCGCCCACGAGCGAAACCGCGGCCGGAGCGCGGCCCGCAACACCGGGATCGAGGCGGCCCGCGGCGAGTACGTCGCCTTCCTGGACTCGGACGACCGCTGGCTCCCGGGGAAACTCGACCGACAGCTCGCCGAACTGTCGCGTCGCCCGCCGGAGTGGATCGGCGTCTACTGTGAGTTTCTGACCCCCAAGCCGTCGGCTCTCGGACGGCTGGTCGACTGGCTCTCCCGGGAAGTGTTCGCCACACCCCGGGCGCTCGAAGGCGGGCGCGAACTGGCCCGGGAGATCCTCACCGTCAACGTCCTCATGGGACCGGGGTCGACGCTCTTAGTCGAGCGCGAAGCGCTGCGTGCGACCGACGGGTTCGACGAGGAACTGGTCGACCACGAGGACTGGGATCTGGTCCTGCAGTTGCTCGACCACGGGAAGATCGCCCACGTCGACGAGGCCCTCGTCGTCGTCCCCTCCTCGGGCGGCGACCCCTCGCCCGAGGAACTCGTCCGGAACAAGCGGCGCTTTCTCGCGCGCCACGCCGACCGCATCCGCGAGTTCGAGGCCGAGGGCACGCGGATCCGGCGGGTCCACGAACTCCACATCGTCGCCGTGTTCTTCCAGAACGGGCGGTTCCGCGACGGGCTGGCGTACCTGCAACTGGACGCGCTCGCGGCGCCGAAAAACTGGGTCCGCCTGGCCTGGTGGACGGTCACGGGCGCGCGACATCGGCTGAAACGGGCCGGTGCCGCGGGGGGCGGGTGA
- a CDS encoding glycosyltransferase → MPDDADWPTVSVVIPYGPEFTPESMLAEARESVAAQSVPTECIVVEDTDHRGPAWARNRGLERADTRYVAFLDADDLWKPAKLTRQLDRMAATGAGICVEGEPMSMDDFVYRVLLGDMAALTPSILLDTDQVSTTFEEGLQRGEDLLFILEAATEAGVCLCPDLYTRRHHDRSVTATEIPVADYVAADKRFTYLVSQRVPEAQPYVDPYYVQLFTQAGVYCHEAGDYDRAIDYYVRALRLSPHPFTVAYLLRSVVARYLP, encoded by the coding sequence GTGCCGGACGACGCCGACTGGCCGACCGTCTCGGTGGTCATCCCCTACGGCCCGGAGTTCACCCCCGAATCGATGCTGGCCGAGGCCCGCGAGAGCGTCGCCGCCCAGTCGGTCCCGACCGAGTGCATCGTCGTCGAGGACACCGACCACCGCGGCCCGGCGTGGGCGCGCAACCGCGGCCTGGAGCGGGCCGACACCCGGTACGTCGCCTTCCTCGACGCCGACGACCTCTGGAAGCCGGCGAAGCTCACGCGGCAACTCGATCGGATGGCGGCGACCGGTGCGGGCATCTGCGTGGAGGGGGAGCCGATGTCGATGGACGACTTCGTCTACCGGGTGTTGCTCGGCGACATGGCCGCGCTCACGCCGTCGATCCTGCTCGACACCGACCAGGTGTCGACGACCTTCGAGGAGGGGCTCCAGCGGGGCGAAGACCTGCTTTTCATCCTCGAAGCCGCCACCGAGGCCGGCGTCTGCCTCTGTCCGGACCTCTACACGCGCCGCCACCACGACCGGAGCGTGACCGCGACCGAGATCCCGGTCGCCGACTACGTCGCGGCCGACAAGCGGTTCACCTACCTGGTGAGCCAGCGGGTCCCGGAGGCACAGCCCTACGTCGACCCCTACTACGTCCAGTTGTTCACCCAGGCCGGCGTCTACTGCCACGAGGCGGGCGACTACGATCGGGCGATCGACTACTACGTCCGGGCGCTGCGGCTCTCGCCACATCCGTTCACGGTCGCGTATCTGCTCCGCAGCGTGGTGGCGAGGTACCTGCCCTGA
- a CDS encoding DUF3592 domain-containing protein, translated as MRAVLRVVVSVAGLVFLLAGIGFGGLPIANELQTNQYVASAEPVDATVLSTNATRELGGGMDREESPDPYWSVRVTFRYSVGGTTYESGHVTPPGTAEAGTNLRAGNRSAAESFLADYPENATVTAYYPPSEPSSGFLVKRTTPLVALAIPGVFGGLFAVVGLALVGFGSGVLSVRGL; from the coding sequence ATGAGAGCTGTCCTCCGGGTGGTCGTGAGCGTCGCCGGACTCGTCTTTCTCCTGGCCGGGATCGGCTTTGGCGGCCTCCCGATCGCCAACGAACTCCAGACGAACCAGTACGTCGCCAGCGCGGAACCGGTCGACGCGACGGTGCTCTCGACGAACGCGACGCGCGAACTCGGCGGCGGCATGGACCGCGAGGAGTCGCCCGACCCCTACTGGTCGGTCCGGGTCACGTTCCGCTACTCGGTCGGCGGGACGACCTACGAGAGCGGGCACGTCACGCCGCCGGGGACCGCCGAGGCCGGGACGAACCTGCGAGCGGGCAACCGGTCCGCGGCCGAGTCGTTCCTCGCCGACTACCCCGAGAACGCGACCGTGACGGCGTACTACCCGCCCAGCGAGCCGTCCAGCGGCTTCCTCGTCAAACGGACCACGCCGCTGGTGGCGCTCGCGATTCCCGGAGTGTTCGGCGGGCTCTTCGCCGTCGTGGGACTCGCGCTCGTCGGGTTCGGGAGCGGGGTGCTCTCCGTGCGTGGGCTGTGA